One window of Lawsonibacter asaccharolyticus genomic DNA carries:
- a CDS encoding histidyl-tRNA synthetase, translating into MANVQPRTLSGFMELLPARQVQFDRMVSILRETYSLYGFTPLDTPLIEASEVLLAKGGGETEKQIYRFLKGDTDLSLRFDLTVPLAKYVALNYGQLTFPFRRFQIGKVYRGERAQRGRFREFYQADIDVIGDGALDISNEAEIPSIIYRAFTALGLKRFQIRVNNRKILNGFYAMLGLSQQSGEIMRTVDKLDKIGPDKVAELLVQSGLSPEQAREILSFTSITGTNEEVLTALEGYRGRNEVFDLGLDELNAVTKYLAAFGVPETHFAVDLTIARGLDYYTGTVYETTMLDHPEIGSICSGGRYDNLAEYYTNKQLPGVGISIGLTRLFFVLEDQGYLNDALNTAPADALILPMTEDLAPAISLATQLRQAGIRTQIQAERKKFKQKLSYADKLRIPYAVILGEDEIREGLAAVKDLATGEQVKLAPGQAAAHILAGLDRLNQGTPILDRV; encoded by the coding sequence ATGGCAAACGTACAACCCCGCACCCTGTCCGGCTTTATGGAGCTGCTCCCCGCCCGGCAGGTCCAGTTCGACCGGATGGTCTCCATCCTGCGGGAGACCTACTCCCTCTACGGCTTCACCCCCCTGGACACCCCCCTCATCGAGGCCAGCGAGGTCCTGCTGGCCAAGGGCGGCGGCGAGACGGAGAAGCAGATCTACCGCTTTCTCAAGGGAGACACCGACCTGTCCCTCCGCTTTGACCTCACCGTCCCCCTGGCCAAGTATGTGGCGCTGAACTACGGCCAGCTCACCTTCCCCTTCCGTCGCTTCCAGATCGGCAAGGTCTACCGGGGAGAGCGGGCCCAGCGGGGCCGCTTCCGGGAGTTCTATCAGGCGGACATCGACGTCATCGGAGACGGCGCCCTGGACATCAGCAACGAGGCGGAGATCCCCTCCATCATCTATCGGGCCTTCACCGCCCTGGGGCTGAAGCGCTTCCAGATCCGGGTGAACAACCGGAAGATCCTCAACGGCTTTTACGCCATGCTGGGTCTTTCCCAGCAGTCCGGCGAGATCATGCGCACGGTGGACAAGCTGGACAAGATCGGCCCGGACAAGGTGGCCGAGCTGCTGGTGCAGTCCGGCCTCTCTCCGGAGCAGGCCCGGGAGATCCTCAGCTTTACCTCCATCACCGGCACCAACGAGGAGGTCCTGACCGCCCTGGAGGGCTACCGGGGCCGGAACGAGGTCTTTGACCTGGGCCTGGATGAGCTGAACGCGGTGACAAAATATCTGGCTGCCTTCGGCGTGCCTGAGACTCACTTCGCCGTGGACCTGACCATCGCCCGGGGACTGGACTACTACACCGGCACCGTCTATGAGACCACCATGCTGGACCATCCGGAGATCGGCTCCATCTGTTCCGGCGGCCGTTATGACAACTTAGCGGAATATTACACGAATAAACAACTCCCTGGAGTGGGCATTTCCATCGGTTTGACCCGCCTGTTCTTCGTTCTGGAGGACCAGGGCTATCTCAACGACGCCCTGAACACCGCCCCCGCCGACGCCCTTATCCTCCCCATGACCGAGGACCTGGCCCCTGCCATCTCCCTGGCCACCCAGCTGCGCCAGGCAGGCATCCGCACCCAGATCCAGGCGGAGCGGAAGAAGTTCAAGCAGAAGCTCTCCTATGCGGACAAGCTCCGCATCCCCTACGCCGTCATCCTGGGAGAGGACGAGATCCGGGAGGGCCTCGCCGCCGTCAAGGACCTGGCCACCGGGGAGCAGGTGAAGCTTGCTCCCGGCCAAGCTGCCGCCCACATCCTGGCCGGGCTGGACAGGCTGAACCAGGGGACGCCGATCCTGGACAGGGTGTAA
- a CDS encoding seryl-tRNA synthetase, producing MLDIKFIRENPDAVRENIKKKFQDAKLPLVDQVLALDEENRAAVSEANELRANRNALSKQVGMLMGQAKKDPSKLEEAEAVKAQVKANADRLAELESKETELAQQIRHIMLQIPNIIDPSVPIGPDDSCNVEVQRFGEPVVPDFEIPYHTQIMESFNGIDMDAAGRVSGNGFYYLMGDIARLHEAVLAYARDFMINKGFTFCIPPFMIHGNVVEGVMSQTEMDAMMYKIEGEDLYLIGTSEHSMIGKFIDQIIPEESLPQTLTSYSPCFRKEKGAHGIEERGVYRIHQFEKQEMVVVCKPEDSMKWYEQMWRYSVELFRSLDIPVRQLECCSGDLADLKVKSCDIEAWSPRQQKYFEVCSCSNLGDAQARRLKMRVKGEKGTYLPHTLNNTVVAPPRMLIAFLENNLQADGTVKIPAVLQPYMGGTQMLTPKQ from the coding sequence ATGCTGGATATCAAATTTATTCGTGAAAACCCCGATGCAGTGCGGGAAAATATCAAGAAAAAGTTTCAGGATGCCAAACTGCCCCTGGTGGACCAGGTACTGGCATTGGACGAGGAGAACCGGGCCGCTGTCAGCGAAGCCAATGAGCTGAGAGCCAACCGGAACGCCCTGTCCAAGCAGGTAGGTATGCTGATGGGCCAGGCCAAAAAGGACCCCTCCAAGCTGGAGGAGGCCGAGGCCGTCAAGGCCCAGGTCAAGGCCAACGCCGACCGGCTGGCTGAGCTGGAGTCCAAAGAGACTGAACTGGCGCAGCAGATCCGTCACATCATGCTACAGATCCCCAATATCATTGATCCCTCCGTCCCCATCGGCCCTGACGACAGCTGCAATGTGGAAGTCCAGCGCTTCGGTGAGCCTGTGGTCCCTGACTTTGAGATCCCCTACCACACCCAGATCATGGAGTCCTTCAACGGCATCGACATGGACGCTGCCGGCCGGGTCTCCGGCAACGGCTTCTACTACCTCATGGGGGATATTGCCCGGCTCCATGAAGCGGTGCTGGCCTATGCGCGAGACTTTATGATCAACAAGGGCTTCACCTTCTGTATTCCCCCCTTCATGATCCACGGCAACGTGGTGGAGGGCGTCATGTCCCAGACCGAGATGGACGCCATGATGTACAAGATCGAGGGCGAGGACCTCTATCTTATCGGCACCAGCGAGCACTCCATGATCGGCAAGTTCATCGACCAGATCATCCCCGAGGAGTCTCTGCCCCAGACCCTTACCTCCTACTCCCCCTGCTTCCGCAAGGAGAAGGGGGCCCACGGCATCGAGGAGCGGGGCGTCTACCGCATCCACCAGTTTGAGAAGCAGGAAATGGTGGTGGTGTGCAAGCCGGAGGACTCCATGAAGTGGTACGAGCAGATGTGGCGCTACTCGGTAGAGCTGTTCCGCTCCCTGGATATTCCGGTCCGCCAGCTGGAGTGCTGCTCCGGCGACCTGGCTGACCTGAAGGTAAAGTCCTGTGACATCGAGGCCTGGTCCCCCCGCCAGCAGAAGTATTTCGAGGTCTGCTCCTGCTCCAACCTGGGCGATGCTCAGGCCCGCCGCCTGAAGATGCGGGTCAAGGGGGAGAAGGGCACCTACCTGCCCCACACCCTGAACAACACTGTGGTCGCCCCGCCCCGGATGCTCATTGCTTTCCTGGAGAATAACCTCCAGGCGGACGGCACTGTGAAGATCCCCGCCGTCCTCCAGCCCTACATGGGCGGCACCCAGATGCTGACCCCCAAGCAGTGA
- a CDS encoding methylglyoxal synthase: MNIALMSHDHKKELMVQFCTAYCGVLSKHTVCATNTTGRMVAEATGLPVNLFLSHAHGGIEQIGQRIIYNEIDMVLFFNDPRSGELDDSVLSISKLCDQHSVPMATNVATAELLIHGLARGDLDWREVMNPNRIPFAI, encoded by the coding sequence ATGAACATCGCACTGATGAGCCACGACCATAAGAAGGAACTGATGGTCCAATTCTGCACTGCTTACTGCGGCGTCCTGTCCAAGCACACCGTATGCGCCACCAACACCACCGGCCGCATGGTCGCGGAGGCCACCGGTCTTCCTGTCAATCTGTTCCTGTCCCACGCCCACGGCGGCATCGAGCAGATCGGTCAGCGCATCATCTACAACGAGATCGACATGGTGCTGTTCTTCAACGACCCCCGCTCCGGAGAGCTGGACGACAGCGTGCTGTCCATCTCCAAGCTGTGTGACCAGCACTCCGTCCCCATGGCCACCAACGTGGCCACCGCTGAGCTGCTGATCCATGGTCTGGCCCGGGGAGACTTGGACTGGCGCGAGGTGATGAACCCCAACCGCATCCCCTTCGCCATCTGA
- a CDS encoding DNA-binding helix-turn-helix protein, translated as MANFAERIRALRKEKGLSQEEVGSVIGLKKYAVYSYEKGRACPDMRGLIALADYFNVSMDYLAGRTDNPDINR; from the coding sequence ATGGCCAATTTCGCAGAGCGGATCCGAGCCCTCCGCAAAGAAAAAGGACTCTCTCAGGAAGAGGTCGGCAGCGTCATCGGGCTGAAAAAATATGCGGTCTACTCCTATGAAAAGGGCCGGGCCTGTCCCGATATGCGGGGCCTCATCGCCTTGGCGGACTACTTCAACGTCTCCATGGACTACTTGGCCGGCCGCACCGACAACCCCGACATCAACCGCTGA
- a CDS encoding ribosomal RNA small subunit methyltransferase G has protein sequence MRDIIAAGLADLGLLDRVPGQAPSQLAEYGHLLLEKNQVMNLTAITDPVKVAQLHMLDCAALLTCADFENRALLDVGTGAGFPGLPLKILVPSLQVTLLDSLNKRVDWLAQVSAQLSLTGIRVIHARAEEQALEKGFRDSFELVTARAVAELRLLCELCLPYVKVGGAFLAMKSVDCGRELEEAAHCIKLLGARLEECRDYTIPGTDVIHRLVVLRKVAPTLKGYPRRWAKIQKAPL, from the coding sequence ATGCGTGACATCATTGCCGCCGGTCTGGCGGATCTGGGCCTGCTGGACCGGGTGCCGGGGCAGGCCCCCAGCCAGCTGGCGGAATACGGCCATCTCCTGCTGGAGAAGAACCAGGTGATGAACCTGACTGCTATCACCGACCCGGTAAAGGTGGCCCAGCTCCATATGCTGGACTGCGCTGCCCTGCTCACCTGCGCCGACTTTGAGAACAGGGCCCTCCTGGACGTGGGCACCGGGGCCGGCTTTCCGGGTCTGCCCCTGAAGATCCTGGTCCCCTCCCTCCAGGTCACTCTGCTGGACAGTTTGAACAAGCGGGTGGACTGGCTGGCTCAGGTCAGCGCCCAGCTCTCCCTCACCGGCATCCGGGTCATCCATGCCCGTGCGGAGGAGCAGGCTCTGGAGAAGGGCTTCCGGGACAGCTTTGAGCTGGTCACTGCCCGGGCGGTGGCCGAGCTCCGCCTGCTGTGTGAGCTGTGCCTGCCCTATGTCAAGGTAGGGGGCGCTTTTCTGGCCATGAAGTCGGTGGACTGTGGCCGGGAGCTGGAGGAGGCCGCCCACTGCATCAAGCTGCTGGGTGCCCGTCTGGAGGAGTGCCGGGACTACACCATTCCCGGCACCGACGTCATTCACCGTCTGGTAGTCCTGCGGAAGGTGGCCCCAACCCTGAAGGGCTATCCCCGGCGGTGGGCCAAGATCCAGAAAGCCCCGCTGTGA
- a CDS encoding aspartyl-tRNA synthetase, whose protein sequence is MDNLKNFHRTNYCGDLRLGDTGKTVSLCGWVQRQRDLGGLIFVDLRDRTGLVQLSFDDGTDQAVFEKASSLRSEYVIAATGTVRERESKTDKIATGAIEVYVTELRLLAKAETPPFEIVEHSKANDMLRLKYRYLDLRRPDMQKMIATRHKVTKIARDYFDEQGFYEIETPMLTKSTPEGARDYLVPSRVHPGKFYALPQSPQQYKQLLMLSGFDRYMQIARCFRDEDLRADRQPEFTQIDLEMSFVNEDDVMDIQEGFLKRVFKEVLDVDVQTPFLRLPWREAMDRFGSDKPDMRFGFELKDISDIVKDCSFQVFSAPVAAGGSVRLINVEGGGEHFPRKKIDKLAEFVKTYKAKGLAWTRLHGGEVTSSYQKFLTEEENRAILERAGAKDGDLVLIVGDAKDEVVFAALGALRCECAKQLGILDPMDFKFLWVTEFPMFEYSEEEGRYVAMHHPFTAPMDEDFDKLETDKKNCRAKAYDIVLNGTELGGGSIRISVPETQEAMFRALGFSDEDAMERFGHLINAFKFGAPPHGGLAYGLDRLVMLMAGADSIRDVIAFPKVQNASEPMTQCPDFVDDKQLDELSINVTRKEAPEENA, encoded by the coding sequence ATGGACAATCTGAAAAATTTCCACCGCACCAACTACTGCGGTGACCTGCGTCTGGGCGACACGGGCAAGACGGTCTCTCTGTGCGGCTGGGTCCAGCGCCAGCGTGACCTGGGCGGTCTGATCTTCGTGGACCTGCGGGACCGTACCGGCCTCGTCCAGCTCTCCTTCGACGACGGCACCGACCAGGCCGTCTTTGAAAAGGCGTCCTCTCTCCGCTCGGAATACGTCATTGCTGCCACCGGCACCGTGCGGGAGCGGGAGTCCAAGACGGACAAGATCGCCACCGGCGCCATCGAGGTATATGTCACCGAGCTGCGCCTGCTGGCCAAGGCGGAGACCCCCCCCTTCGAGATCGTGGAGCACTCCAAGGCCAACGATATGCTGCGCCTGAAGTACCGCTATCTGGACCTGCGCCGCCCCGACATGCAGAAGATGATCGCCACCCGCCACAAGGTCACGAAAATCGCCCGGGACTACTTCGACGAGCAGGGCTTCTACGAGATCGAGACCCCCATGCTCACCAAGTCCACCCCCGAGGGCGCCCGGGACTATCTGGTCCCCTCCCGGGTCCACCCCGGCAAGTTCTACGCCCTGCCCCAGTCCCCTCAGCAGTATAAGCAGCTGCTGATGCTCTCCGGCTTTGACCGCTATATGCAGATCGCCCGCTGCTTCCGGGATGAGGACCTGCGGGCAGACCGACAGCCCGAGTTCACCCAGATCGACCTGGAGATGTCCTTTGTCAACGAGGACGACGTGATGGACATACAGGAGGGCTTCCTGAAGCGGGTGTTCAAAGAGGTGCTGGATGTGGACGTCCAGACCCCCTTCCTCCGCCTGCCCTGGCGGGAGGCTATGGACCGCTTCGGCTCCGACAAGCCGGACATGCGCTTCGGCTTTGAACTGAAGGATATCAGCGACATTGTGAAGGACTGCTCCTTCCAGGTCTTCTCCGCTCCTGTGGCGGCGGGGGGCTCCGTGCGCCTCATCAACGTGGAGGGCGGCGGCGAGCACTTCCCCCGGAAGAAGATCGATAAGCTGGCCGAGTTCGTCAAGACCTACAAGGCCAAGGGGCTGGCCTGGACCCGCCTGCACGGCGGGGAGGTCACCAGCTCCTATCAGAAGTTCCTCACCGAGGAGGAGAACCGGGCCATTCTGGAGCGGGCCGGGGCAAAGGACGGCGACCTGGTCCTCATCGTGGGTGATGCCAAGGACGAGGTGGTCTTTGCCGCCCTGGGCGCCCTGCGGTGTGAGTGCGCCAAGCAGCTGGGCATCCTGGACCCCATGGACTTCAAGTTCCTGTGGGTAACGGAGTTCCCCATGTTCGAGTACAGCGAGGAGGAGGGCCGCTATGTGGCCATGCACCACCCCTTCACCGCGCCTATGGACGAGGACTTCGACAAGCTGGAGACCGACAAGAAAAACTGTCGGGCCAAGGCCTACGACATCGTGCTCAACGGCACTGAGCTGGGCGGCGGCTCCATCCGCATCTCCGTCCCTGAGACCCAGGAGGCCATGTTCCGGGCCCTGGGCTTCTCCGACGAGGATGCCATGGAGCGCTTCGGCCACCTCATCAACGCTTTCAAGTTCGGCGCTCCCCCTCACGGCGGCTTGGCCTACGGCCTGGACCGGCTGGTCATGCTCATGGCCGGGGCCGACTCCATCCGGGACGTCATCGCTTTCCCCAAGGTTCAGAACGCCAGCGAGCCCATGACCCAGTGCCCGGACTTCGTGGACGATAAACAGTTGGACGAGCTCTCCATCAATGTCACCAGAAAAGAAGCGCCCGAAGAGAACGCCTGA
- a CDS encoding transcriptional regulator DeoR family, which yields MENGNAKERRIAQELELLKQYQRVSVKDLAATLEVSEMTIRRDLDLLRKNHVLERSYGYATLAKGGDGYAYDGEVYDLRLARIQNLSEKDRIAKYAATLIEPGDWIFLDNGTTVGRITSYLPTDFEFTVLCYNFTILAELLKRPNIKIIFPGGYYHPEDYNFTSPEAVDFIRRHRANKSFISVSGIHRSLGITCINAHIVDSKRALIDSSAQNIMLADSSKFDLVKANHFAELHDMDMLITDNKLSLDWRDFLNNAQINLKLV from the coding sequence ATGGAGAATGGAAATGCAAAAGAGCGCCGTATCGCTCAAGAACTGGAACTTCTAAAGCAATATCAACGGGTCTCTGTAAAAGATTTGGCCGCTACACTCGAAGTCTCTGAGATGACCATCCGACGGGATCTGGATCTCCTGCGGAAAAACCATGTATTGGAACGGAGCTATGGCTATGCGACTCTCGCCAAAGGCGGCGATGGCTATGCCTATGATGGAGAAGTTTATGACCTTCGTCTGGCCCGAATTCAAAACCTCAGCGAAAAAGACCGTATTGCCAAATACGCCGCCACGCTGATTGAGCCAGGAGACTGGATTTTTTTGGATAATGGCACCACTGTGGGGCGCATTACCTCATATCTCCCCACAGATTTTGAATTTACAGTCTTATGTTATAATTTTACGATCCTCGCGGAACTGCTTAAGCGTCCAAATATTAAAATCATTTTTCCCGGCGGCTATTACCATCCGGAGGATTACAATTTTACCTCTCCGGAAGCTGTGGATTTTATTCGCCGGCACCGTGCCAACAAATCCTTTATTTCTGTCTCAGGGATCCATCGCAGTCTGGGCATTACCTGTATCAATGCTCATATTGTGGATAGTAAAAGAGCATTGATCGATTCTTCCGCACAAAATATCATGCTGGCAGATTCCAGTAAATTTGATTTGGTAAAAGCCAATCATTTTGCTGAACTTCATGATATGGATATGCTGATTACAGATAATAAACTCTCTCTGGATTGGCGGGATTTCTTAAACAACGCCCAAATAAACTTAAAATTGGTGTAG